The proteins below come from a single Brevundimonas sp. LM2 genomic window:
- a CDS encoding DUF4440 domain-containing protein codes for MEDARVWSFEESLWTGDADHYRELVDESCLMVLPSEPHVQGGRAAIEAVAHTPRWTSVDITEGQISRPQEGLIVVAYKARAEKEGATGYEAWCTSTYRRLEHDVWRVVQHQQTPPLSVS; via the coding sequence ATGGAAGACGCGCGCGTGTGGAGTTTCGAGGAAAGCCTCTGGACGGGGGACGCGGATCATTACCGCGAACTCGTCGACGAATCCTGTCTGATGGTCCTCCCGTCCGAGCCGCACGTGCAGGGCGGTCGCGCGGCGATCGAAGCGGTGGCGCACACACCCCGCTGGACCAGCGTTGACATCACCGAAGGGCAGATCTCGCGTCCGCAGGAGGGTCTGATCGTCGTGGCCTACAAGGCGCGCGCCGAAAAGGAGGGCGCCACGGGCTACGAGGCCTGGTGCACCTCCACCTACCGCCGGCTGGAGCACGACGTGTGGCGCGTGGTTCAGCACCAGCAGACCCCGCCGCTGTCGGTCAGCTAG
- a CDS encoding ferritin-like domain-containing protein, translating into MSKTDLILAQLDQRVERRAERRKFFKTAGGFAVGATAGAVLGACSSNSDTAVAQAAPTANVDNDVLNFALNLEYLEAQFYSFAAFGTGLSNADLGGTGTQGAVTGGAQVPFSDPVVRQYANEIAQDEIAHVRFLRQVLGNIAVAQPAIDISGTNPNGAFSNAARAAGLVGAGVAFNPYASDENFLLGAFIFEDVGVSAYKGASPLITNKTYLEAAAGILAAEAYHAGIVRTVLYAKGIPTGPTPSLRANADAISNARDSLDGSSDLDQGISPTGTGNAAASNIFPSDSNAIAFSRTTQQVLNIVYLNAAAGTSSGGFFPAGLNGTFRST; encoded by the coding sequence ATGTCCAAGACCGATCTCATTCTCGCCCAGCTCGACCAGCGCGTCGAACGCCGCGCCGAGCGCCGCAAATTCTTCAAGACCGCCGGGGGTTTCGCGGTCGGTGCCACGGCAGGGGCCGTGCTCGGGGCCTGCTCCAGCAACAGCGACACCGCCGTCGCCCAGGCCGCCCCGACCGCCAACGTCGATAACGACGTGCTGAACTTCGCCCTGAACCTGGAATATCTGGAAGCCCAGTTCTATTCCTTCGCCGCCTTCGGCACCGGCCTGAGCAATGCCGACCTCGGCGGCACGGGCACGCAGGGTGCCGTCACCGGCGGAGCCCAGGTGCCCTTCAGTGATCCGGTCGTGCGCCAGTACGCCAATGAGATCGCCCAGGACGAGATCGCCCACGTGCGCTTCCTGCGCCAGGTGCTGGGCAACATCGCGGTGGCCCAGCCGGCCATCGACATCTCGGGCACCAACCCGAACGGGGCCTTCTCCAACGCCGCCCGCGCGGCCGGCCTGGTCGGTGCCGGCGTGGCCTTCAATCCGTATGCCTCGGACGAAAACTTCCTGCTGGGAGCCTTCATCTTCGAAGACGTCGGCGTCTCGGCCTACAAGGGCGCATCGCCACTGATCACCAACAAGACCTATCTGGAAGCCGCCGCCGGCATCCTGGCGGCCGAGGCCTATCACGCGGGCATCGTTCGCACCGTCCTGTACGCCAAGGGTATTCCGACCGGCCCGACGCCCAGCCTGCGCGCCAATGCGGACGCGATCTCCAACGCCCGCGACAGCCTGGACGGCAGCTCGGACCTGGACCAGGGCATCAGCCCGACCGGGACCGGCAACGCCGCAGCCTCGAACATCTTCCCGAGCGACTCCAACGCCATCGCCTTCAGCCGCACGACCCAGCAGGTGCTGAACATCGTCTATCTGAACGCGGCCGCAGGCACGTCCAGCGGCGGCTTCTTCCCCGCCGGCCTGAACGGCACCTTCCGCTCGACCTGA
- a CDS encoding DNA adenine methylase: MIKYLGSKRALIDPITAAVRGLLPAGGQVCDLFSGTARVGHALKGQGFRVWSNDHNAYAATLATAYVQADRDRWHDRAVAVLADLATTPPAPGWFTQAFCHDARYFSPENGARIDAMRARIEAMGLEPELKAIALVSLMEAADRVDSTAGLQMAYMKSWATRALKPLELRLPALQPAVAAGPCRATQADALEAAAAFDGDLVYLDPPYNQHSYLGNYHVWESLVLWDRPETYGIANKRIDVRTRKSAFNSKPGIGPALQAVIEAIRAPNLIVSFNDEGYLSRDQLVAMLSVRGPVQVIEIPRPRYVGARIGIHNPKGEKVGAVGRLRNVEYLFVVSDGASALAA; the protein is encoded by the coding sequence ATGATCAAATACCTCGGCTCCAAGCGCGCCCTGATCGACCCGATCACCGCCGCGGTGCGGGGCCTGCTGCCGGCCGGGGGCCAGGTCTGCGATCTGTTCTCCGGCACCGCCCGGGTCGGTCATGCGCTGAAGGGGCAGGGGTTCCGGGTCTGGTCCAACGACCACAACGCCTATGCCGCGACCCTGGCCACCGCCTATGTCCAGGCCGACCGCGACCGCTGGCACGACCGGGCCGTGGCGGTGCTGGCCGACCTCGCCACGACCCCGCCCGCGCCCGGCTGGTTCACCCAGGCCTTCTGCCATGACGCCCGCTATTTCAGCCCCGAGAACGGCGCGCGCATCGACGCCATGCGCGCCCGGATCGAGGCCATGGGGCTGGAGCCCGAGCTGAAGGCCATCGCCCTGGTCAGCCTGATGGAGGCCGCCGACCGCGTGGATTCCACCGCCGGCCTGCAGATGGCCTATATGAAGTCCTGGGCGACCCGGGCGTTGAAGCCGCTGGAGCTGCGCCTGCCCGCGCTCCAGCCCGCCGTCGCCGCCGGCCCCTGCCGCGCGACCCAGGCCGATGCCCTGGAGGCCGCCGCCGCCTTCGACGGCGACCTGGTCTATCTGGATCCGCCCTACAACCAGCATTCCTACCTGGGGAACTACCATGTCTGGGAAAGCCTGGTCCTGTGGGACCGGCCCGAGACCTATGGCATCGCCAACAAGCGGATCGACGTCCGGACGCGCAAGAGCGCCTTCAACTCCAAGCCCGGCATCGGCCCGGCGCTGCAGGCGGTGATCGAGGCGATCCGCGCCCCGAACCTGATCGTCTCCTTCAACGACGAGGGCTATCTGAGCCGCGACCAGCTGGTCGCCATGCTGTCGGTGCGCGGCCCGGTTCAGGTGATCGAGATTCCCCGACCCCGCTACGTCGGAGCCCGTATCGGCATCCACAATCCGAAGGGCGAAAAGGTCGGGGCCGTGGGTCGGCTGCGCAATGTCGAATATCTGTTCGTCGTCTCCGACGGGGCGTCGGCCTTGGCCGCTTGA
- a CDS encoding glutathione S-transferase, whose product MSDYTLYYWSVPFRGQFVRAVLAFAGQTWTEADDDAIADLMDGPPADMPVPFMGPPILVDHRAEVALSQMPAILLYLGETLELLPDTPGMRALALKVVNDANDVIDDLTLDGGRLMWTDDRWATFEPRLRKWMGLWEETGRRHGLTTTAGHLLGGARPGLADVVTATLWTTMADRFPPLEAILDEAAPMTAALSRRVAALPPLVALAQRAASDYGEAWSGGQIETSLRAVLERRAARAR is encoded by the coding sequence ATGTCCGACTACACCCTGTACTACTGGTCCGTCCCCTTCCGGGGTCAGTTCGTCCGCGCGGTCCTGGCCTTCGCCGGCCAGACCTGGACCGAGGCCGACGACGACGCGATCGCAGACCTGATGGATGGTCCGCCGGCGGACATGCCGGTGCCCTTCATGGGACCGCCCATCCTGGTCGACCATCGGGCCGAGGTGGCCCTGTCCCAGATGCCGGCCATCCTGCTCTATCTGGGCGAGACGCTGGAGCTGCTGCCCGACACGCCCGGCATGCGGGCCCTGGCCCTGAAGGTCGTCAACGACGCCAACGACGTGATCGACGACCTGACCCTGGACGGCGGACGCCTGATGTGGACCGACGACCGGTGGGCGACGTTCGAGCCGCGCCTGCGCAAATGGATGGGCCTGTGGGAGGAGACGGGACGTCGCCATGGCCTGACGACGACCGCGGGCCATCTGCTCGGCGGGGCGAGGCCGGGCCTGGCCGATGTGGTGACGGCGACGCTGTGGACCACCATGGCCGACCGCTTTCCCCCGCTAGAGGCGATCCTGGACGAGGCCGCGCCGATGACCGCCGCCCTGTCCCGACGCGTGGCCGCCCTCCCGCCGCTCGTCGCCCTGGCGCAGCGGGCCGCCTCGGACTACGGCGAAGCCTGGAGCGGCGGCCAGATCGAGACCTCCTTGCGCGCGGTGCTGGAGCGGCGCGCCGCGCGCGCGCGCTAG
- a CDS encoding ribonuclease HII — protein sequence MVGKTTAQAKSARPFPTMTLETLLAARVGGPVCGVDEAGRGPWAGPVAAGAVILSADNLPPGIDDSKALTAARREELAVEIKRRAVAWGVGFASVEEIETLNILQATGLAMCRAIEALMVTPKAALVDGNYRFKLPCDVETAVGGDGLSLSIAAASILAKTARDQVMIEMDAVYPGYGFAGHKGYNAPVHSAALKAMGPCAIHRRGWSPIRALLEA from the coding sequence ATGGTCGGCAAGACGACAGCCCAGGCGAAGTCCGCACGCCCCTTTCCCACGATGACGCTGGAGACCCTGCTGGCGGCGCGCGTCGGCGGGCCGGTGTGCGGGGTGGACGAGGCCGGACGCGGGCCCTGGGCCGGGCCGGTGGCGGCGGGGGCGGTGATCCTGTCGGCCGACAACCTTCCCCCCGGCATCGACGACTCCAAGGCCCTGACGGCGGCGCGGCGCGAGGAACTGGCGGTCGAGATCAAGCGCCGCGCCGTGGCCTGGGGCGTTGGCTTCGCCTCGGTCGAGGAGATCGAGACGCTGAACATCCTGCAGGCCACGGGGCTGGCCATGTGCCGGGCGATCGAGGCGCTGATGGTGACACCCAAGGCGGCGCTGGTGGACGGCAACTACCGGTTCAAACTGCCCTGCGACGTCGAGACGGCGGTCGGCGGGGACGGGCTGTCGCTGTCGATCGCGGCCGCCTCGATCCTGGCCAAGACGGCGCGGGACCAGGTCATGATCGAGATGGACGCCGTCTATCCGGGCTACGGCTTCGCCGGGCACAAGGGCTACAATGCGCCGGTGCACAGCGCGGCGCTGAAGGCGATGGGACCCTGCGCCATCCACCGGCGCGGCTGGTCGCCGATCCGGGCCCTGCTGGAAGCCTAG
- a CDS encoding folate-binding protein YgfZ — MTDRIARLNSRALIRVAGPDARPFLHNLLTQDVETLGEGEVRFGAMLSPPGRLLFDLFLWGEGEAVILDVAADRRAALIQRLTMYRLRAQVEVAADDRPVMASWPGVADGFVPDPRTAALGGRAIGERPADAVEADYDSHRLSVGVPDPAADAGSDKTYPIEANFDLLNGIDFHKGCFVGQETTSRMKRRGEIKKRMLPVTFEGPAPSPGAEILNGELRAGEVLTGQNGVVMALVRLDRIDGALTIEGRTAQVVRPVWMIETSN; from the coding sequence ATGACCGATCGCATCGCCCGTCTGAACAGCCGCGCCCTCATCCGGGTGGCCGGTCCCGACGCCCGGCCGTTCCTGCACAACCTGCTGACCCAGGACGTCGAGACCCTGGGCGAGGGCGAGGTGCGGTTCGGGGCCATGCTGTCGCCGCCGGGACGGCTGCTGTTCGACCTGTTCCTGTGGGGCGAGGGCGAGGCGGTGATCCTGGACGTGGCGGCGGACCGGCGCGCGGCGCTGATCCAGCGCCTGACGATGTATCGGCTGCGGGCCCAGGTCGAGGTCGCGGCCGACGACCGTCCGGTGATGGCCAGCTGGCCGGGCGTGGCGGACGGCTTCGTCCCCGACCCCCGGACGGCGGCGCTGGGCGGGCGGGCGATCGGCGAGCGCCCGGCCGACGCCGTCGAGGCCGACTATGACTCCCACCGCCTCTCCGTCGGCGTGCCCGACCCGGCGGCGGATGCGGGGTCGGACAAGACCTATCCGATCGAGGCCAATTTCGACCTGCTGAACGGCATCGACTTCCACAAGGGCTGTTTTGTCGGTCAGGAGACGACCTCGCGGATGAAACGGCGCGGCGAGATCAAGAAGCGGATGCTGCCGGTTACCTTCGAGGGTCCGGCGCCGTCGCCGGGGGCGGAGATCCTGAACGGGGAGCTGCGCGCGGGCGAGGTGCTGACCGGGCAGAACGGGGTGGTCATGGCCCTGGTCCGGCTGGACCGGATCGACGGGGCCCTGACGATCGAGGGACGGACCGCGCAGGTGGTTCGGCCCGTCTGGATGATCGAGACGTCCAACTGA
- a CDS encoding DNA-3-methyladenine glycosylase I: MTEAPTRCAWCGTDPLYVAYHDAEWGVPEWDARALWEKLVLDGFQAGLSWITILKKREAFRVAFDGFDPDRVAAYGEADRARLMADAGIVRSGAKIEATIRGARVFVGMRDRGEDFSAWLWSFVDGAPIQNAWADSEARPTQTEASVAMAKALKARGFGFCGPVIAYAFMQATGMVNDHGVACFRHAAVRAIADP; the protein is encoded by the coding sequence ATGACCGAAGCTCCCACGCGCTGCGCCTGGTGCGGGACCGACCCGCTGTATGTCGCCTATCACGACGCCGAATGGGGCGTGCCCGAATGGGATGCGCGGGCGCTGTGGGAGAAGCTGGTGCTGGACGGTTTCCAGGCGGGCCTGAGCTGGATCACCATCCTGAAGAAGCGCGAGGCCTTCCGGGTGGCCTTCGACGGTTTCGATCCCGACCGGGTCGCGGCCTATGGCGAGGCCGACCGGGCGCGGCTGATGGCCGATGCGGGCATCGTGCGCTCCGGGGCCAAGATCGAGGCCACGATCCGGGGCGCGCGGGTGTTCGTCGGGATGCGCGACCGGGGCGAGGACTTTTCCGCCTGGCTGTGGTCCTTCGTCGACGGCGCGCCGATCCAGAACGCCTGGGCCGACAGCGAGGCGCGCCCGACGCAGACGGAGGCGTCGGTCGCCATGGCGAAGGCGCTGAAGGCGCGGGGCTTCGGCTTCTGCGGGCCGGTGATCGCCTATGCCTTCATGCAGGCGACCGGGATGGTCAACGATCACGGCGTGGCGTGCTTTCGCCACGCGGCGGTGCGGGCGATCGCCGATCCGTAG